A window of Rubricoccus marinus contains these coding sequences:
- a CDS encoding LacI family DNA-binding transcriptional regulator, with the protein MSVTIYDIADHADVSIATVSRVFNDHPRVSDSTRERVFDVATRLGYEPHASAQSLARKNTRIVSAVVPMMTSFFFMEVLRGLQDRLDESDYDLLVYAARTLGRVDGQLGRALQRGRSDGMILVSTPVSGDRARRLASSRNPVVLVDSYHEDLDSVSVDNVTGGAEAVRHLLDRGHERIGLILPLAESVPAQDRRAGVEQELAARGRALDPRHVVVAEWDHEQHGYTRYAGYRGMQKLLELPPEARPTAVFAAADVMALGALRAAREAGLSVPGDLEVVGFDDVASSAYVGLTTLRQPMVEMGTLATELLLRRMSEPDTPPSHTVFVPRLVVRETTGGPVSETA; encoded by the coding sequence TTGAGCGTCACCATCTACGACATCGCCGACCACGCGGACGTGTCCATCGCGACCGTCTCCCGCGTGTTCAACGACCACCCGCGCGTCTCGGACTCGACGCGTGAACGGGTGTTCGACGTCGCGACGCGGTTGGGGTACGAGCCGCACGCGAGCGCGCAGAGCCTCGCCCGGAAAAACACCCGGATCGTCTCGGCCGTCGTGCCGATGATGACCTCGTTTTTCTTCATGGAGGTGCTCCGCGGGCTCCAAGACCGCCTGGACGAAAGCGACTACGACCTGCTCGTCTACGCCGCCCGCACGCTGGGCCGCGTGGACGGCCAACTCGGCCGGGCGCTCCAGCGGGGCCGCTCGGACGGGATGATCCTCGTGTCCACGCCCGTCTCCGGAGACCGCGCGCGCCGCCTCGCCTCCAGCCGCAACCCCGTCGTCCTCGTGGACTCCTACCACGAAGACCTCGACTCCGTCTCCGTCGACAACGTCACCGGCGGCGCCGAAGCCGTCCGTCACCTCCTCGACCGCGGCCACGAGCGCATCGGCCTGATCCTGCCTCTGGCGGAGTCCGTGCCGGCGCAAGACCGCCGTGCGGGCGTGGAGCAGGAACTCGCCGCCAGAGGCCGCGCGCTCGACCCGCGCCACGTCGTCGTGGCGGAGTGGGACCACGAGCAGCACGGCTACACCCGCTACGCGGGCTACCGCGGCATGCAGAAGCTCCTAGAGCTCCCGCCAGAGGCCCGCCCCACGGCCGTGTTCGCCGCCGCCGACGTCATGGCCCTCGGCGCGCTCCGCGCCGCGCGAGAGGCCGGCCTCTCCGTCCCCGGCGATCTCGAGGTCGTTGGCTTCGACGACGTCGCCTCTAGCGCGTACGTCGGCCTGACCACGCTCCGCCAGCCCATGGTGGAGATGGGCACGCTCGCCACCGAACTGCTGCTGCGCCGCATGAGCGAGCCCGACACGCCTCCTTCCCACACCGTCTTTGTGCCCCGCCTCGTCGTCCGTGAGACGACGGGAGGGCCCGTTTCTGAGACCGCCTGA
- a CDS encoding alpha-amylase family glycosyl hydrolase: MPDLYPPAHTSTLAHPEWTRSATLYQINTRQFTPEGTFRAAQAHLPRLQTLGVDILWLMPVHPIGEAERKGSLGSPYAVRDYEAVNPEFGTLEDLRAFVDEAHALGMRVILDWVANHTAPDHPWVHEHPEWYARDARGALRPTPWWDWTDIVDLDYRQPGLWRAMTDAMAFWLREADIDGFRCDVAGFVPTPFWERARAELDAIKPVFMLAEWQARDLHARAFDATYAWDWYDAMHAVASGAQDVSALFKVYAENQGSYPPEAQRMTFVSNHDKNAWDGTMWEQFGDALNAAIVLSVVGEGMPLLYNGQEAGNDRRLAFFDRDPILWREHPIDDLYRRLFALKHDAPALHNAPWGGRMVRVPNNDEAHVLSFVREAEGSVVFAAFNFSAEARAVAFRDALHHGTYRVAPLAAGEQLGVTKTFGAETHLEMAPWSARVFLR, encoded by the coding sequence ATGCCCGATCTCTACCCCCCCGCGCACACCTCCACGCTCGCGCACCCCGAGTGGACGCGCAGCGCGACGCTCTACCAGATCAACACGCGGCAGTTCACGCCAGAGGGCACGTTCCGAGCCGCGCAAGCGCACCTGCCCCGGTTGCAAACGCTCGGCGTGGACATCCTGTGGCTGATGCCCGTCCATCCCATCGGCGAGGCCGAGCGCAAGGGATCGCTCGGCAGCCCGTACGCCGTGCGTGACTACGAAGCCGTCAACCCGGAGTTCGGCACGCTGGAGGACCTGCGCGCGTTCGTAGACGAGGCGCACGCGCTCGGCATGCGCGTCATCCTGGACTGGGTGGCCAACCACACCGCCCCGGACCACCCATGGGTGCACGAGCACCCGGAGTGGTACGCCCGCGACGCCAGAGGCGCCCTCCGCCCGACGCCGTGGTGGGATTGGACCGACATCGTGGACCTCGACTACCGCCAGCCCGGCCTCTGGCGCGCCATGACCGACGCGATGGCGTTCTGGCTCCGCGAAGCCGACATCGACGGCTTCCGATGCGACGTGGCCGGCTTCGTGCCGACGCCGTTCTGGGAGCGGGCCCGCGCCGAACTGGACGCCATCAAACCCGTCTTCATGCTCGCCGAGTGGCAGGCCCGCGACCTCCACGCCCGCGCCTTTGACGCGACGTACGCGTGGGACTGGTACGACGCCATGCACGCCGTCGCCTCTGGCGCCCAAGACGTGAGCGCTCTCTTCAAGGTCTACGCCGAGAACCAGGGCTCGTACCCGCCAGAGGCCCAGCGCATGACGTTCGTGAGCAACCACGACAAAAACGCCTGGGACGGGACCATGTGGGAGCAGTTTGGCGACGCGCTGAACGCGGCGATCGTGCTCTCCGTAGTAGGGGAGGGGATGCCACTGCTCTACAACGGGCAAGAGGCCGGCAACGACCGCCGGCTGGCCTTCTTCGACCGCGACCCGATCCTCTGGCGCGAGCACCCCATCGACGACCTGTACCGGCGCCTTTTCGCGCTCAAGCACGACGCGCCGGCGCTCCACAACGCGCCGTGGGGCGGCCGGATGGTCCGCGTCCCCAACAACGACGAGGCGCACGTGCTCAGCTTTGTCCGCGAGGCCGAGGGGAGCGTCGTCTTCGCGGCGTTCAACTTCTCGGCAGAGGCTCGCGCGGTCGCGTTCCGGGACGCGCTGCACCACGGGACGTACCGCGTGGCCCCGTTGGCGGCGGGCGAGCAACTCGGCGTGACGAAGACGTTCGGGGCCGAGACGCACCTCGAGATGGCGCCGTGGAGCGCCCGCGTGTTCCTGCGGTAG
- a CDS encoding prolyl oligopeptidase family serine peptidase, which translates to MIRRLLLAAVFLVCASGASAQERPTLTIDLITQDPATWIGDWPEAPYWTDRGDRLYFTWNPAGRFPGDSLFSADPSGGDPVLVSAPEARELPPAYGGLWRDRLAYSPSATERVFERGGDLWRYIIETDEMQRLTRTTARESGARYSPDGRSIVYREGDALYAMDLDSGSGASSGVVRQLTDLRRGNEPKDKAPSDQDAYLRSQQTRLLDVIRRGVEQDSLRQAAREREDRARGLPPTHYVGDGRIGDLRIDPTERYVTFTLSPSGSNPTTRMVDYVTASGYAEEITARAKVGAERTASTLWVQDVERDSVYKVDLSTLPGAFVAADFFREKGQETDSSRVAFAIGPDWSPDGRYAVVEVRTIDNKDRWIARLDPASGALTVLDHQRDEAWIAGPGISWWGGGSEGGWLPDGRTYWYKSEASGWSHLHTVDVASGETRQLTSGEWEVESVQLTRDGTAWILQTGEASNAERQIYRMPLAGGTRQRITRQPGRYDAALSPDDQTLAMLFSTANQPPEVMVRSAFPASPEARTVTDSPSNAWRAYPWRAAEIVEIPASDGAGVPARIYRPENPNGAAVFFVHGAGYLQNAHNWWSGYYREYQFHNMLADEGYVVLDLDYRASAGYGRDWRTAVYRHMGGRDLQDYVDASRWVGSEFGIEPERVAIYGGSYGGFLTLMALFTEPEHFGSGAAMRSVTDWAHYNDTYTRNILNSPLEDPEAYLRSSPIEFADGLEDPLLMTHGLVDDNVQPQDIFRLSQRLIELGKRDWELAIAPVEPHGYREASSWADKLHRIHDLIEMTVGPDAPEADTEG; encoded by the coding sequence GTGATTCGCCGCCTCCTCCTCGCCGCCGTTTTCCTCGTCTGCGCCTCTGGCGCGAGCGCCCAAGAGCGCCCTACGCTCACCATCGACCTCATCACGCAGGATCCCGCGACGTGGATCGGCGACTGGCCCGAGGCGCCCTACTGGACCGACCGCGGCGACCGCCTCTACTTCACGTGGAACCCGGCGGGCCGCTTTCCCGGCGACTCCCTCTTCTCCGCCGATCCCTCCGGCGGCGACCCCGTGCTCGTGAGCGCGCCAGAGGCCCGCGAGCTTCCGCCGGCGTACGGCGGCCTCTGGCGCGACCGCCTCGCGTACTCGCCTTCGGCCACCGAGCGCGTGTTCGAGCGCGGCGGCGACCTCTGGCGCTACATCATCGAGACGGACGAGATGCAGCGGCTCACGCGCACGACGGCCCGCGAAAGCGGCGCGCGGTACTCGCCCGACGGGCGCTCTATCGTCTACCGCGAGGGCGACGCGCTCTACGCGATGGATCTCGACTCGGGCAGCGGCGCGTCCTCTGGCGTCGTGCGCCAGCTCACGGACCTCCGCCGTGGGAACGAGCCTAAGGACAAAGCGCCGAGCGATCAGGACGCCTATCTCCGCAGCCAGCAGACGCGCCTGCTCGACGTGATCCGGCGTGGTGTGGAGCAGGACTCGCTCCGCCAAGCCGCCCGCGAGCGCGAGGACCGCGCCAGAGGCCTCCCGCCCACGCACTACGTCGGCGACGGGCGCATCGGCGACCTTCGGATCGACCCGACGGAGCGCTACGTCACGTTCACGCTCTCGCCCAGCGGCTCCAACCCGACCACGCGCATGGTGGACTACGTCACCGCCAGCGGCTACGCCGAGGAGATCACCGCCCGCGCCAAGGTTGGCGCCGAGCGGACGGCGAGCACGCTCTGGGTTCAGGACGTGGAGCGCGACAGCGTCTATAAGGTGGACCTCAGCACGCTGCCCGGCGCGTTCGTGGCCGCGGACTTTTTCCGCGAGAAGGGCCAGGAGACCGACTCCAGCCGCGTCGCCTTCGCCATCGGGCCGGACTGGAGCCCGGACGGGCGCTACGCCGTCGTCGAGGTCCGCACCATCGACAACAAGGACCGCTGGATCGCGCGGCTGGACCCCGCCTCTGGCGCGCTCACGGTTCTGGACCACCAGCGTGACGAGGCATGGATCGCCGGACCCGGCATCTCGTGGTGGGGCGGTGGCAGCGAGGGCGGGTGGCTCCCCGACGGCCGCACGTACTGGTACAAGAGCGAGGCGTCTGGTTGGAGCCACCTCCACACCGTGGACGTGGCCTCTGGCGAGACGCGGCAACTCACCTCTGGCGAGTGGGAAGTCGAGTCCGTGCAGCTCACCCGCGACGGCACGGCGTGGATCCTCCAGACCGGGGAGGCCTCCAATGCCGAGCGCCAGATCTACCGCATGCCTCTGGCGGGCGGCACGCGCCAGAGGATCACGCGCCAGCCCGGTCGCTACGACGCCGCGCTCTCGCCCGACGACCAGACCCTCGCGATGCTGTTCTCGACCGCGAACCAGCCGCCAGAGGTCATGGTCCGCTCGGCCTTCCCGGCTTCGCCAGAGGCCCGGACCGTCACCGACTCGCCGAGCAACGCGTGGCGTGCCTATCCATGGCGCGCGGCGGAGATCGTGGAGATCCCCGCGAGCGACGGCGCGGGCGTGCCGGCGCGGATCTACCGGCCGGAGAACCCCAACGGCGCGGCCGTCTTCTTTGTCCACGGCGCGGGCTACCTCCAGAACGCGCACAACTGGTGGAGCGGCTACTACCGCGAGTACCAGTTCCACAACATGCTCGCAGACGAGGGCTACGTCGTCCTCGATCTGGACTACCGCGCGAGCGCGGGCTACGGTCGCGACTGGCGCACGGCTGTCTACCGCCACATGGGCGGGCGCGACCTGCAGGACTACGTGGACGCGAGCCGGTGGGTCGGAAGCGAGTTCGGCATCGAGCCTGAGCGCGTCGCCATCTACGGCGGCTCCTACGGCGGCTTCCTGACGCTTATGGCGCTCTTTACCGAGCCCGAGCACTTCGGCAGCGGTGCCGCCATGCGGAGCGTGACGGACTGGGCGCACTACAACGACACGTACACCCGCAACATCCTGAACTCGCCGCTGGAGGACCCCGAGGCGTACCTCCGCTCCTCGCCCATCGAGTTCGCGGACGGGTTGGAGGACCCGCTCCTGATGACGCACGGGCTCGTGGACGACAACGTGCAGCCGCAAGACATCTTCCGCCTCTCGCAGCGCCTCATCGAGCTCGGCAAGCGCGATTGGGAGCTCGCCATCGCGCCCGTAGAGCCGCACGGCTACCGCGAGGCGAGTTCGTGGGCGGACAAGCTCCACCGCATCCACGACCTCATCGAGATGACGGTCGGCCCAGACGCGCCAGAGGCGGACACGGAGGGCTGA
- a CDS encoding TonB-dependent receptor, producing the protein MSLPLSRFLLPLALALGLSAAASAQTGKVAGRVTDAATGETIPGVNVLIEGTGQGAATNLDGEYVIIGVRPDSYTISFSFIGYQTTRVENARVRIDLTTDIDVELQEETADLGGEVVVEATRALFERDVTATTAFVSGDEIRAIPVENFADVIELQAGVVEEGGQLHFRGGRGGEVGYWIDGVPVTDVYDGGLALEIENNSVQELQVVTGAFNAEYGQALSGIVNVVTRDGSDDFEAQISGFAGDYAAGSGASGVNSLNVFPGTGVSDFGTGIRNLEGTLSGPILPSKVFFFASGRYFGNDGWVNGEDRYRFEDIGFAPGGAIVLRDTLGSGTREMVSLNPYEKVSGQVKLTANLFSGIRLSANLLASQEDFRDGSFFYYYMPEGRRNNDRRARTGILKWTHLLSNTTFYEIGLTNNYTTFDSYLFENPLDERYRDNDFIGVAPNNITSGFAAGGTDNGRFSRSTDTWLAKLDIQSQVSKSHLVKTGIEARFHQLRAQDEFTLVEQTTQLGEEVVSRRDLLLNNRYDRRPTEFAAYIQDKIEVGGLVVNAGVRFDYFDSNGVLFGDPRDPVTVFPSLRQCAEVIELQCTTDGNNQPILRGDAPEERFIPEEYFVDAEPTWQFSPRLGVAFPISSTGVFHFSYGQFFQIPNFELLYQNPFFQLSSEGSGLIGLIGNANLKPEQTINGEIGLKQSLTASTAVELTAYYRDIRNLAGSATDPIVIRGSSARYGQLVNSDFGLVRGVVFRFDQRIGRDLFAGFDYTYQVARANASDPSQVYNAAAAQVGLEQVIVPTNWDQRHTVNGSLTYSNSAYNAGFGLLASYGSGLPYTPTINTAIGGGSEAPTTIPLNSELRPSTLNVNLSAYKGLNLGGATFQVFGKVENLFDNRDEVNVFSDTGRATYSLEQARARTQFAGDPLVLERAYTRPDFFSQPRRVTLGLRLGI; encoded by the coding sequence ATGTCGCTACCCCTCTCTCGTTTCCTCCTGCCTCTGGCGCTCGCCCTCGGGCTCAGCGCCGCGGCCAGCGCCCAGACCGGAAAGGTCGCCGGGCGCGTCACCGACGCGGCCACAGGCGAGACCATCCCTGGCGTCAACGTGCTCATTGAGGGCACGGGACAGGGCGCCGCGACGAACCTGGACGGCGAGTACGTCATCATCGGCGTCCGGCCGGACTCGTACACGATCTCGTTCTCGTTTATCGGCTACCAGACCACGCGCGTCGAGAACGCCCGCGTCCGGATCGACCTCACGACGGACATCGACGTGGAACTGCAGGAGGAGACCGCCGACCTGGGCGGCGAAGTCGTCGTCGAGGCCACGCGCGCGCTGTTCGAGCGCGACGTAACGGCGACGACCGCGTTCGTCTCCGGCGATGAGATCCGCGCGATCCCCGTCGAGAACTTCGCCGACGTGATCGAACTCCAGGCCGGTGTCGTGGAAGAAGGCGGCCAACTCCACTTCCGCGGCGGCCGCGGCGGCGAGGTCGGCTACTGGATCGACGGCGTGCCCGTGACCGACGTGTACGACGGCGGCCTCGCGCTGGAGATCGAGAACAACTCCGTCCAGGAGCTCCAGGTCGTGACCGGCGCCTTTAACGCGGAGTACGGGCAGGCCCTCTCCGGCATCGTCAACGTCGTCACGCGTGACGGCTCCGACGACTTCGAGGCCCAGATCTCCGGCTTCGCCGGGGACTACGCCGCAGGCTCCGGGGCCTCTGGCGTGAACTCGCTCAACGTCTTCCCCGGAACGGGCGTCAGCGACTTCGGGACCGGCATCCGCAACCTCGAAGGCACGCTCTCCGGCCCCATCCTTCCGTCTAAGGTCTTCTTCTTCGCCAGCGGCCGCTACTTCGGCAACGATGGGTGGGTCAACGGCGAGGACCGGTACCGTTTCGAGGACATCGGATTCGCGCCCGGCGGCGCCATCGTCCTCCGCGATACGCTCGGGAGCGGCACGCGCGAGATGGTCTCGCTCAACCCCTACGAGAAGGTGTCCGGACAGGTCAAGCTGACCGCCAACCTGTTCTCCGGCATCCGCCTTTCCGCCAACCTCCTCGCGTCGCAAGAGGACTTCCGCGACGGCAGCTTTTTCTACTACTACATGCCTGAGGGCCGCCGCAACAACGACCGGCGCGCCCGCACGGGCATCCTGAAGTGGACGCACCTGCTCTCGAACACGACGTTCTACGAGATCGGCCTGACGAACAACTACACCACATTCGATAGCTACCTCTTCGAGAACCCGCTGGACGAGCGCTACCGTGACAACGACTTCATCGGCGTCGCGCCGAACAACATCACGTCCGGGTTCGCCGCTGGAGGGACCGACAACGGCCGCTTTTCGCGCTCCACGGACACGTGGCTCGCGAAGCTGGACATCCAGAGCCAGGTCAGTAAGTCGCACCTCGTCAAGACTGGCATCGAGGCCCGCTTCCACCAACTGCGGGCGCAGGACGAGTTCACGCTTGTCGAGCAGACGACGCAGCTGGGGGAAGAGGTGGTGTCGCGGCGTGACCTGCTGCTCAACAACCGCTATGACCGCCGCCCGACGGAGTTCGCGGCCTACATCCAGGACAAGATTGAGGTCGGTGGCCTCGTCGTGAACGCCGGTGTCCGGTTTGATTACTTCGACTCCAACGGCGTCCTCTTCGGCGATCCGCGCGATCCGGTCACGGTCTTCCCGAGCCTCCGCCAGTGCGCCGAGGTCATCGAGTTGCAGTGCACCACGGATGGCAACAACCAGCCCATCCTGCGCGGCGACGCGCCAGAGGAGCGGTTCATCCCAGAGGAGTACTTCGTCGACGCCGAGCCCACGTGGCAGTTCAGCCCCCGTCTGGGCGTCGCGTTCCCGATCTCGTCCACGGGCGTGTTCCACTTCTCGTACGGGCAGTTCTTCCAGATCCCGAACTTCGAGCTGCTCTACCAGAACCCGTTCTTCCAGCTCAGCTCAGAGGGCTCGGGCCTGATCGGACTGATCGGCAACGCGAACCTCAAGCCCGAGCAGACCATCAACGGCGAGATCGGCCTCAAGCAGTCGCTCACCGCGTCGACAGCCGTCGAGCTGACGGCGTACTACCGCGACATCCGCAACCTCGCGGGCTCTGCGACGGACCCGATCGTTATCCGCGGCTCCTCGGCCCGCTACGGCCAACTCGTCAACTCCGACTTCGGCCTCGTCCGCGGCGTCGTCTTCCGCTTCGATCAGCGCATCGGCCGCGATCTCTTCGCCGGGTTCGACTACACCTACCAGGTGGCCCGCGCCAACGCGAGCGACCCGAGCCAGGTGTACAACGCCGCAGCGGCGCAGGTCGGCCTAGAGCAGGTCATCGTGCCCACCAACTGGGATCAGCGCCACACCGTCAACGGCAGCCTCACCTACAGCAACAGCGCCTACAACGCGGGCTTCGGGCTTCTGGCGAGCTACGGCTCTGGCCTTCCGTACACGCCGACGATCAACACCGCCATCGGCGGTGGCTCCGAGGCGCCCACGACGATCCCGCTCAACAGCGAGCTCCGCCCGTCCACGCTCAACGTGAACCTGAGCGCCTACAAGGGCCTCAACCTCGGCGGCGCCACCTTCCAGGTCTTTGGCAAGGTGGAAAACCTCTTCGACAACCGCGACGAGGTCAACGTCTTCTCCGACACGGGCCGCGCCACCTACTCCCTGGAGCAGGCCCGCGCACGGACGCAGTTCGCGGGTGACCCCCTGGTGCTAGAGCGCGCCTACACCCGCCCGGATTTCTTCAGCCAGCCCCGTCGGGTGACCCTCGGCCTCCGCCTGGGCATTTAG
- a CDS encoding PQQ-dependent sugar dehydrogenase has protein sequence MIRLLFALLLASGARGGLAQPLPDAFPALPGFTQPIDIVAAPEAGRLWVAERDGEIWAFDEDPASASLSMVADLRGRIGPLAQDGGLQSVAVHPSDEWLAAYMVLRSGGAFESAVVRYAIRADGTLDLASEREILRVPQPTGLHNGGKILWGPDGMLYVPLGDGGLAEGLSANSQDRTTLLGSVLRLEVPLAPEAEGYTVPVDNPFVGNAEGWREEIWAWGLRNPWRSSFDASGRLWVADVGQNTWEEVNTVERGRNYGWDAMEGPLCFASSCEAFDAPVFSYPHNFETGGVSITGGLVYRGTRAPGLVGRYVAVDLITHRLWSLDADNPADVIDHGVVADNAWIVAFGEGTEGELYAVSYSQGRVLDIGAWAATDVEAPPTSEPLALRVAPNPARTAATVVWGASGSPVWNGSSHFARVDVIDALGRTVQTHAPLAQAGRQLLDLAPLPPGAYAVRVALPEGTAVTRITVAR, from the coding sequence GTGATCCGTCTTCTCTTCGCGCTGCTCCTCGCCTCTGGCGCCAGAGGCGGGCTCGCGCAGCCGCTCCCCGACGCGTTCCCGGCGCTGCCCGGCTTTACGCAGCCCATCGACATTGTCGCCGCGCCAGAGGCGGGACGGCTTTGGGTGGCCGAGCGCGACGGCGAGATCTGGGCGTTCGACGAAGACCCGGCGTCGGCGTCGCTCAGTATGGTGGCCGATCTCCGCGGTCGGATCGGGCCTCTGGCGCAGGACGGCGGGCTGCAAAGCGTCGCGGTTCACCCCTCGGACGAGTGGCTGGCGGCCTACATGGTGCTCCGTTCGGGGGGCGCGTTCGAAAGCGCCGTGGTGCGGTACGCGATCCGCGCCGATGGGACGCTTGATCTAGCCTCGGAGCGCGAGATCCTGCGCGTGCCGCAGCCGACGGGGCTGCACAACGGTGGCAAGATCCTCTGGGGCCCTGACGGGATGCTCTACGTCCCGCTCGGCGACGGCGGGCTGGCCGAGGGACTGAGCGCGAACAGCCAGGACCGCACCACGCTTCTCGGCTCCGTTCTCCGCCTGGAGGTGCCTCTGGCGCCAGAGGCCGAGGGCTACACCGTTCCGGTCGACAACCCGTTCGTGGGCAACGCCGAAGGGTGGCGCGAGGAGATCTGGGCGTGGGGCCTGCGAAACCCGTGGCGCTCCAGCTTCGACGCCAGCGGCCGGCTCTGGGTGGCGGACGTGGGGCAGAACACGTGGGAAGAGGTCAACACCGTGGAGCGCGGCCGCAACTACGGGTGGGACGCGATGGAAGGGCCGCTCTGCTTTGCGTCTTCGTGCGAGGCGTTCGACGCACCGGTCTTTTCCTACCCCCACAATTTCGAGACAGGCGGCGTCTCCATCACCGGCGGGCTCGTCTACCGCGGCACGCGCGCGCCGGGCCTGGTGGGCCGCTACGTCGCCGTGGACCTCATCACGCACCGTCTCTGGTCGCTGGACGCCGACAATCCTGCCGACGTAATCGACCACGGCGTCGTGGCGGATAACGCGTGGATCGTGGCGTTTGGCGAAGGCACCGAAGGCGAGCTGTACGCCGTCTCGTACTCCCAGGGCCGCGTGCTGGACATCGGTGCGTGGGCGGCGACCGACGTTGAGGCTCCGCCCACATCCGAGCCTCTGGCGCTGCGCGTGGCGCCCAACCCGGCCCGCACCGCGGCTACGGTGGTGTGGGGCGCCTCCGGCTCGCCGGTCTGGAACGGCTCCAGCCACTTCGCGCGCGTGGACGTGATCGACGCGCTCGGGCGGACGGTGCAGACCCACGCGCCTCTGGCGCAGGCCGGGCGGCAGCTTCTGGACCTCGCGCCGCTGCCGCCGGGCGCCTACGCCGTCCGCGTGGCGCTCCCAGAAGGCACAGCCGTGACGCGGATCACCGTCGCGCGGTAG
- a CDS encoding outer membrane beta-barrel protein, translating into MRRLLTLAVLFAAGSVASGAHAQVGVDFTLGPVVSWPGDVQGFTFDPDDPEIDPSQMQTYEFKPTVGFEAGLGLIVMPKNVGVRLGVHYLNTSAVFDEQGGSFERDAFEANFVTLQADLRVGKRVGPATLYAFGGPELRFLVDLSDEDVTFASVRETSELLSTAAKFGAGVTLNVFGTKFGPKVSYALGLSDVESGDVIVDNGTDEIALRLPDGYGLDTLLFGIVIGGR; encoded by the coding sequence ATGCGACGCCTTCTCACTCTCGCCGTCCTTTTTGCCGCAGGTAGCGTCGCCTCTGGCGCCCACGCCCAGGTCGGCGTGGACTTCACGCTCGGTCCCGTGGTCTCGTGGCCGGGGGACGTGCAGGGCTTCACCTTCGACCCGGACGATCCCGAGATCGACCCGTCCCAGATGCAGACGTACGAGTTCAAGCCAACGGTGGGCTTCGAAGCCGGCCTGGGCCTGATCGTCATGCCGAAAAATGTGGGAGTGCGGCTCGGCGTGCATTACCTCAACACGTCAGCCGTGTTCGACGAGCAAGGTGGCTCCTTCGAGCGCGACGCCTTCGAGGCCAACTTTGTAACGCTGCAAGCGGACCTCCGCGTCGGCAAGCGCGTTGGCCCGGCGACGCTGTACGCGTTTGGCGGCCCCGAACTCCGCTTTCTGGTAGACCTCTCCGATGAGGACGTGACGTTCGCGAGCGTCCGCGAGACCTCCGAACTGCTCAGCACGGCCGCCAAGTTCGGCGCGGGCGTGACGCTCAACGTCTTCGGCACCAAGTTCGGTCCCAAGGTCAGCTACGCGCTCGGCCTCTCGGACGTGGAAAGCGGTGACGTGATTGTGGACAACGGCACGGACGAGATCGCGCTCCGCCTCCCCGACGGCTACGGGCTGGACACGCTCCTCTTCGGCATCGTCATCGGCGGCCGGTAG